The Micromonospora sp. Llam0 genome includes a window with the following:
- a CDS encoding ECF transporter S component gives MTRQNASVDRSWRTVDIVVASVIAVAFGVVFWLWGLIWTATEAAFTFFPPAQAVLYGVWLVPAVLGALVIRKPGAALFCELVAAVVSAALGSQWGAVVIVQGLAQGVGAELVFLAVAYRSFRLPVALAAGAAAGLGAAIFDQIRYYAPYDLVSFRIPIFIVTVVSAVVLAGAGSVALTRALARTGVLDRFPAGRDRTTV, from the coding sequence ATGACGCGACAAAATGCATCTGTCGACCGCAGCTGGCGGACCGTCGACATCGTGGTCGCCTCGGTGATCGCGGTCGCGTTCGGGGTGGTCTTCTGGCTGTGGGGGTTGATCTGGACCGCCACCGAGGCCGCGTTCACCTTCTTCCCGCCCGCCCAGGCGGTGCTGTACGGGGTGTGGCTGGTGCCGGCCGTGCTCGGCGCGCTGGTGATCCGCAAGCCGGGAGCGGCGTTGTTCTGCGAACTGGTCGCCGCGGTCGTCTCGGCGGCGTTGGGCAGCCAGTGGGGTGCCGTGGTGATCGTGCAGGGGCTGGCCCAGGGGGTCGGTGCCGAGCTGGTCTTTCTGGCGGTGGCGTACCGCTCGTTCCGGCTGCCGGTGGCGCTGGCCGCCGGTGCGGCCGCCGGGCTCGGCGCGGCGATCTTCGACCAGATCCGCTACTACGCGCCGTACGACCTGGTCAGCTTCCGGATTCCGATCTTCATCGTCACCGTGGTCAGCGCGGTCGTGCTGGCCGGTGCCGGCAGCGTGGCGCTGACCCGGGCGCTGGCCCGCACCGGGGTGCTCGACCGGTTCCCCGCCGGCCGCGACCGCACCACGGTGTGA
- a CDS encoding permease: protein MTGSGGGAGPPGGPRPPRRRLFGGRVGSVEVLAFLLIGLVIFREPLANLISDPRLQTWTTVFVSVMVQAMPFLVFGVVLSAVIAVFVPRSFWAKALPKHPALAVPVASAAGVVLPGCECGSVPIAGSLIRRGVAPAAALAFLLAAPAINPIVLVATAVAFPNNPEMVLGRGVASLLVAVVMGWLWLRLGRTDWIRLPHRPDLDDLSRARAFWAAVRHDIMHAGGFLVIGAMAAASINVLVPERWLQTLADNPVLSILALAVLAVLLSICSEADAFVAASLSQFSLTSRLVFLVVGPMVDLKLISMQAGTFGRRFAYRFAPATFLIAVVVAVAVGTVLL, encoded by the coding sequence CTGACCGGGTCCGGCGGCGGCGCCGGACCGCCCGGTGGCCCACGACCACCCCGACGCCGGCTGTTCGGTGGCCGGGTCGGCTCGGTGGAGGTGCTCGCCTTCCTGCTGATCGGGCTGGTGATCTTCCGCGAGCCGTTGGCCAACCTGATCTCCGACCCCCGGCTGCAGACCTGGACCACGGTCTTCGTCTCGGTGATGGTCCAGGCGATGCCGTTCCTGGTCTTCGGGGTGGTGCTCTCCGCGGTGATCGCGGTCTTCGTGCCCCGGTCGTTCTGGGCCAAGGCGCTGCCGAAACATCCGGCGCTGGCGGTGCCGGTGGCCAGCGCCGCCGGGGTGGTGCTGCCCGGCTGCGAGTGTGGTTCGGTGCCGATCGCCGGGTCGCTGATCCGTCGGGGCGTGGCGCCGGCCGCCGCGCTGGCGTTCCTGCTTGCCGCCCCGGCGATCAACCCGATCGTGCTGGTGGCCACGGCGGTCGCCTTCCCGAACAACCCGGAGATGGTCCTCGGCCGAGGCGTCGCCAGCCTGCTCGTCGCGGTCGTGATGGGCTGGCTGTGGCTGCGGCTGGGCCGTACCGACTGGATCCGCCTGCCGCACCGCCCCGACCTGGACGACCTGTCCCGGGCGCGGGCGTTCTGGGCGGCGGTCCGGCACGACATCATGCACGCCGGCGGTTTCCTGGTCATCGGGGCGATGGCCGCCGCCAGCATCAACGTGCTGGTGCCGGAGCGCTGGCTGCAGACTCTCGCCGACAACCCGGTGCTGTCCATCCTGGCGCTCGCCGTACTCGCCGTGCTGTTGTCGATCTGCTCCGAGGCGGACGCCTTCGTCGCGGCCTCGCTGTCGCAGTTCTCGCTGACCTCGCGGCTGGTCTTCCTGGTCGTCGGCCCGATGGTCGACCTGAAACTGATCTCGATGCAGGCCGGTACGTTCGGGCGCAGATTCGCGTACCGGTTCGCTCCGGCGACATTCCTGATCGCCGTCGTGGTGGCGGTCGCGGTGGGGACGGTGCTGTTGTGA